One genomic segment of Candidatus Zixiibacteriota bacterium includes these proteins:
- the cas5e gene encoding type I-E CRISPR-associated protein Cas5/CasD, producing the protein MRDFLVFQLYSPLASWGEVAVGEIRSTLSHPTKTAVLGLIASALGVTRDAEELHRQLHLVLGYACWVVRKGETLRDYHTVQTPIRGNVEKRGEMLPWVRSRRDELLAGRPNTILSDREYRMDEAYVVALWQRSADAFISLGDISDALQRPTFVVFLGRKSCPLALPMSPSIIGSHSLLGALRAYRPDQIIVPETIDDRVFEVYWEELTGEDAEIPVSWEATRYDLLLSRSRWQFGLRSEYAGTIESKQED; encoded by the coding sequence ATGAGGGATTTCCTGGTATTTCAACTGTATTCCCCCTTGGCCAGTTGGGGAGAAGTAGCCGTGGGAGAAATCCGCAGCACACTGTCCCATCCCACAAAGACGGCGGTCTTGGGATTGATAGCTTCCGCACTTGGTGTAACCAGAGACGCTGAAGAACTGCACAGGCAACTCCACCTAGTTCTCGGCTACGCCTGTTGGGTCGTTCGAAAGGGGGAGACTCTGCGAGATTATCACACGGTTCAGACACCTATCCGAGGTAATGTCGAGAAGAGGGGAGAGATGCTGCCGTGGGTGCGTTCACGTCGCGACGAACTGCTGGCCGGAAGACCCAACACGATCCTCTCTGATCGGGAATATCGAATGGACGAAGCCTACGTGGTTGCCCTTTGGCAACGTAGTGCTGATGCCTTCATCAGCCTTGGGGATATCTCGGACGCTCTACAGCGACCGACCTTCGTGGTGTTTCTTGGACGAAAGTCGTGTCCTCTTGCACTTCCAATGTCTCCTTCCATCATCGGTAGTCATTCATTACTCGGAGCACTCCGGGCATATCGCCCAGACCAAATCATCGTTCCGGAAACCATCGACGATCGTGTGTTTGAGGTCTACTGGGAAGAATTAACCGGCGAAGATGCAGAGATACCGGTCTCCTGGGAAGCCACTAGATACGATCTACTTCTTTCACGCAGTCGTTGGCAGTTTGGGCTAAGAAGCGAGTACGCCGGTACGATCGAGTCTAAACAGGAGGATTGA
- the cas7e gene encoding type I-E CRISPR-associated protein Cas7/Cse4/CasC has product MERFLQLHLLTSYPPANLNRDDRGRPKTAVMGGCLRLRISSQSLKRAWRTSDVFRASLDKHSGTRTKRLGLYVADKLKENKVSDGDATKWARAIAEQFGKVEKDSLMISQLAHIGPDEWSAVDRLMMTLCNEKRMPKDEELESLRSPEVKASDIALFGRMMAEHVANNVDAAAQVAHAVTTHRVTVEDDYFTAVDDLNIGREDGGAAHIGETEFAAGLFYQYLCIDRELLVSNLRGDIGLASRTIEALLECASTVGPTGKQASFASRARASYIVAEKGNQQPRSLSVAFLKPIDGDDILTNSIQSLETTMNNMDSVYGPCADRRKTVNAVTGEGKLEELSRFAAEM; this is encoded by the coding sequence ATGGAACGGTTCCTTCAATTGCACTTGCTTACTTCGTATCCCCCGGCGAACCTAAACCGGGATGACCGTGGCAGGCCCAAGACAGCTGTTATGGGTGGTTGCCTCAGACTCCGCATATCTTCCCAGAGCCTGAAAAGGGCTTGGCGAACGTCAGATGTCTTCAGGGCATCGCTGGATAAGCACAGCGGTACACGGACCAAACGCTTGGGGTTGTATGTCGCAGATAAACTCAAGGAGAACAAGGTGAGCGATGGTGATGCAACCAAGTGGGCACGGGCAATAGCGGAGCAGTTTGGCAAAGTTGAAAAGGACAGTCTGATGATCAGCCAGTTGGCTCACATAGGGCCTGATGAATGGTCGGCTGTTGACAGGCTGATGATGACACTTTGCAACGAGAAGCGGATGCCCAAGGATGAAGAACTGGAGTCACTACGAAGTCCGGAGGTGAAAGCCTCTGACATAGCTCTTTTCGGTCGTATGATGGCCGAACATGTGGCCAACAACGTCGATGCGGCTGCCCAGGTAGCGCATGCCGTGACGACCCATCGAGTCACCGTGGAGGACGACTACTTCACTGCAGTCGATGACCTCAATATCGGTCGTGAGGATGGCGGTGCAGCTCATATCGGAGAGACCGAGTTTGCTGCCGGCCTATTCTATCAGTACTTGTGTATCGACCGAGAACTTCTGGTTAGCAATCTCCGCGGGGATATTGGACTTGCATCAAGAACGATTGAGGCACTGTTGGAGTGTGCATCAACTGTCGGCCCAACCGGCAAACAAGCCAGCTTCGCCTCACGAGCTCGGGCATCTTACATTGTTGCCGAAAAGGGGAACCAACAGCCGCGTTCTCTTTCGGTTGCGTTTCTCAAGCCCATCGATGGAGATGACATTCTGACTAACTCAATACAGAGCCTCGAAACGACCATGAACAATATGGACAGCGTCTACGGACCCTGCGCCGACAGGCGAAAGACCGTTAACGCAGTTACCGGTGAAGGAAAACTAGAGGAACTGTCACGTTTCGCTGCGGAGATGTGA